From a region of the Actinopolymorpha singaporensis genome:
- the prcA gene encoding proteasome subunit alpha — protein sequence MTMPFYVSPEQQMKDRADFARKNISRGRGVAVLQYDNGIVLVAENRSPALHKISEIYDRIAFAAVGRYNEFENLRVAGVRSADMRGYSYDRRDVTARGLANFYAQVLGTIFSSVAEKPYEVELFVAEVGETAEQDQIYRLTYDGSVADERGFAAMGGSAEQINAFLERRYQPGRSLSAALALAVEALGQDGNGTRRLDANQLEVAVLDRTRIQKRKFRRLVGPALERLLTAGESAAPGSAAGQSTDAAPGGAPGETTDSPPGGTSGDTPPGDQPGGPV from the coding sequence ATGACGATGCCGTTCTACGTCTCGCCCGAACAACAGATGAAGGACCGGGCGGACTTCGCCCGGAAGAACATCTCCCGCGGACGCGGTGTGGCCGTGTTGCAGTACGACAACGGCATCGTGCTGGTCGCGGAGAACCGCTCGCCCGCGCTGCACAAGATCAGCGAGATCTACGACCGGATCGCGTTCGCCGCGGTCGGCCGCTACAACGAGTTCGAGAACCTCCGCGTGGCCGGCGTCCGCAGCGCGGACATGCGCGGGTATTCGTACGACCGGCGTGACGTCACCGCCCGCGGCCTGGCCAACTTCTACGCCCAGGTACTGGGCACCATCTTCTCCAGCGTGGCCGAGAAGCCCTACGAGGTCGAGCTGTTCGTCGCGGAGGTCGGTGAGACCGCGGAGCAGGACCAGATCTATCGCCTCACCTACGACGGGTCGGTCGCGGACGAACGCGGCTTCGCGGCCATGGGCGGTTCCGCCGAACAGATCAACGCCTTCCTGGAGCGCCGTTACCAGCCGGGCCGGTCGCTGTCGGCGGCGCTCGCCCTCGCGGTTGAGGCACTCGGCCAGGACGGCAACGGCACCCGCCGGCTCGACGCCAACCAGCTCGAGGTGGCGGTGCTGGACCGCACCCGCATCCAGAAGCGGAAGTTCCGCCGGCTGGTGGGTCCGGCGCTGGAGCGGCTGCTCACCGCCGGAGAGTCCGCAGCGCCTGGTTCGGCCGCGGGCCAGTCAACGGACGCCGCGCCCGGTGGTGCGCCCGGTGAGACCACGGACAGCCCACCTGGCGGGACGTCCGGCGACACGCCGCCCGGCGACCAGCCCGGGGGACCCGTGTAG